In Zingiber officinale cultivar Zhangliang chromosome 6A, Zo_v1.1, whole genome shotgun sequence, a single genomic region encodes these proteins:
- the LOC121994911 gene encoding probable LRR receptor-like serine/threonine-protein kinase At1g56140 — MLTSIQHRNLVRLVGCCSEGSQRLLVYEYMTNGSLNRIISGKSELCLDWQTRFQIIVGIARGLQYLHEDSNLRIVHRDIKASNILLDEKFQPKISDFGLAKFFPEDQTYLSTRFAGTLGYCAPEYAMRGELSAKADIYSFGVIVLEIICCRTNTDLSLPIEMQYLPEYTWKLYERSRLNEIVDPKLLEGAVEKEVLQVCQIALLCLQPYPDLRPPMSEIVAMLTCRAEISSTPVKPTFLERKARVSIRSPSP, encoded by the exons ATGCTGACGAGCATTCAACATAGGAATCTCGTTCGCCTCGTCGGATGCTGCTCAGAAGGCTCCCAGCGCCTGCTTGTCTACGAGTACATGACCAATGGGAGCTTGAACAGAATCATATCTG GAAAGAGCGAGCTATGTTTAGACTGGCAGACGCGATTCCAAATCATTGTAGGAATCGCACGGGGATTACAGTACTTGCATGAGGACTCCAACTTGAGGATTGTTCATAGGGATATCAAGGCCAGCAACATCCTCCTCGATGAGAAATTTCAACCTAAGATCAGCGACTTCGGTTTGGCCAAGTTCTTCCCAGAGGATCAAACTTATCTCAGCACAAGATTTGCAGGAACTCT AGGGTATTGTGCACCTGAATATGCTATGAGAGGAGAGCTTTCTGCCAAAGCCGACATCTATAGCTTCGGTGTTATTGTGCTGGAGATCATCTGTTGCAGAACCAACACAGACCTTTCTCTTCCAATCGAGATGCAATATCTTCCAGAATAT ACATGGAAGCTATATGAAAGATCAAGGCTGAATGAAATAGTGGATCCAAAATTACTAGAAGGAGCAGTGGAGAAAGAAGTGTTGCAGGTGTGCCAAATTGCTCTGCTGTGCCTTCAGCCATATCCAGACTTGAGGCCCCCAATGTCTGAAATAGTGGCCATGCTGACTTGCAGGGCTGAGATATCTTCGACTCCTGTGAAACCAACATTTTTGGAGAGGAAAGCTAGGGTTAGCATCAGGTCTCCATCACCCTAG